GGCAACATTAGTATGAAAGCCTAAACTTAAAGACTGAAGTCTTTTCACTGTAGGCAGTGTTGAATATTAATTAAAAGTTAAAACAAACCCTGTTCACTGAGCAGTGTTTGGTGCAAGTTGGGGTTTTTAAACAGATGAGATTTTAAGTGCATGGCTCAAATGTTGTCCAGATTTCTTAGGAACTAATTGGCAGTGTTGAAATATGATTGTCGTCGCCGACAACAATGTTTATTACACATGCGAGAATTGACTTTTTTGAATTCCCGAAAATGAGAATCAGAAGCAATTCTGGCTTTACTTAACCAAAAGTCAGTAAGTACTGCAGTTGAGGCTAGGAAATTCCCCCTGTACACATGGTAGATGGTGGATGGGGGGTACTCATTCTGTCCCTTCCATTTATCGTTTAGCTGCCTCATTGAGTCGTCTTATAAGATCAAGCATTTAATGTATAAATCGTGTCTTGTTCTGCAATTTTGTCTGTTGTTAAGTCAGAGGAGCCACTGCACTCTGTTATCCATGTTCAGTATCTCGACTGGCCTGATTTTGGAGTACCCTACAACACACTTCCAGTTCGTGAGATTTTAAAAATGATATATCATATACCCCGTGATCTAGGCTTTATAATTGTGCATTGCAGGTATTTCTCTTCATATGCATCAACTTTTACATTTTTGGACATGTACAGTTAAGACCGTTAGACCACAAATCCATATGTACCCCTGATAGTTTTCGGGTTTTTGTTCCCCAGTGCAGGTATTGGGAGAACAGGTACATTTTGTACAATTCTTAATACTGTATTGAGAATCCTTGCTGGAAATTTGACTGCCTTGGATCTTGGTCACACTGTCAGCATTTTAAGATCTCAGCGTATGGGAATGGTGGAAACTATGGTACCCTTTTACTCTCTCTATTAGAAGCTTAGGGCCTGTTTGGTAcggttttgaaaaacagttttcaaaaatagttttccactgttttaaaaacatacccttttttccttgttttcattttctaaaaattatttggtaaactgtttttgaaaacaaggaaaaccaactaaatcggatcaaatgtaaagattcgtctaagagatagtgacattagccatgactcacttgcagtcattcccccatctcttactttgttctgaaaagaagaaaagaaaaaagaaaagaaaaaaagagaaaacacagaaaacaataatttgttgttttcatttttttgtttttaaaaacagaaaacagatagaaaacattttctgaaaatgtctctaccaaacgcgttttctcctgttttttgttttctctgtttttaaaaacagaaaactgtttttgaaaactataccaaacaggctctTAATGTTTGAGAATGACACAATCACCCATTGGTGTAATCCGCTGTTTACTTATTTTTGTCAGTACGATATGACCAGGTCAGTGGTTAGCCGTTAGAAGTTAGTATGAAGGCAGGTTTTGAAACATTCGGAGTTTCTTATGGACAAAGTAGACTTATTCATCAATGCACATGCACCTTGGCCAAATTGCTCGCTGACTTCCTTTTTGTTTGTCAGGAACAATTCTTGTTTTGCTATAATGTCGTAGCTGACGAATTGGAAGATCACATTTCGCACTCGAAATCAATTGCAGATAGTACCGAGTCATAGATAGTACTTGACCTCTTAAGCTCCTCATATCCTACCAGACTTCCAAAGCCGACATCCACAGCAGCCGTCTTACTTATATTGACCTATACTATTTACAAAGAATTGTCTCCATATGGCATCAAGATTTGGTTGTTCTCACT
This DNA window, taken from Papaver somniferum cultivar HN1 chromosome 3, ASM357369v1, whole genome shotgun sequence, encodes the following:
- the LOC113356137 gene encoding protein-tyrosine-phosphatase PTP1-like isoform X1; the encoded protein is MVVLKSTKDSKTPGSDYINASFLEVSSCESNPRIIAAQGPLRHTCEDFWEMVIQYHCPLIVMLTQLMVTSAGIGRTGTFCTILNTVLRILAGNLTALDLGHTVSILRSQRMGMVETMEQFLFCYNVVADELEDHISHSKSIADSTES